The following are encoded in a window of Oncorhynchus keta strain PuntledgeMale-10-30-2019 chromosome 10, Oket_V2, whole genome shotgun sequence genomic DNA:
- the nampt2 gene encoding nicotinamide phosphoribosyltransferase 2 isoform X1 → MAAQDFNILLATDSYKITHYKQYPPNVSKVYSYFECRRKKGGTQFSEIVFFGLQYLLKKYLSGRVITEEKIQEAKVFYQMHFRQTVFDEEGWRKVLEKYDGRLPIRIKAVPEGKIIPRGNVLFTVENTDPDFFWLTNYIETMLVQMWYPISVATISREFKKILAKHLKATSGSLEGLDFKLHDFGYRGVSSQESAALGGAAHLVNFCSTDTVAGLLMAQRYYGCPMAGFSMPAAEHSTIISWGRSREKEAFESMLDQFPTGPVSVVSDSYDIFKACRNIWGDKLKERVIERSEDSCLIIRPDSGDPSETLIEVIKILEECFGCSLNSQGFKVLPSYLRIIQGDGIDLNSVDEILEKLSDEGWSAENVFFGCGSALLQKLNRDTLNCAFKCSYVEINGKGMDVYKQPVTDPSKGSKRGLLSLRRNSDDYIETVERGVGKPQEDMLVIVFENGSIVQEYTLEEIRKNARLQEDYIAPSQHNQDEPKSLELHQKHIMNGVH, encoded by the exons ATGGCAGCCCAGGATTTTAATATTTTACTGGCGACAGATTCATACAAG ATCACACACTACAAGCAGTACCCTCCCAATGTCAGCAAGGTCTACTCCTACTTTGAGTGCCGCCGAAAAAAGGGGGGCACCCAGTTCAGTGAGATTGTGTTTTTTGGCCTTCAGTACCTCCTGAAGAAGTATCTTTCAG GACGAGTCATCACTGAGGAGAAGATTCAGGAAGCCAAAGTCTTTTACCAGATGCACTTTAGACAGACTGTGTTTGATGAGGAAGGCTGGAGGAAAGTGCTGGAG AAGTATGATGGCCGTCTCCCAATTCGAATCAAAGCGGTTCCTGAGGGGAAGATCATTCCCAGAGGAAACGTCCTCTTCACAGTGGAAAACACAGACCCAGATTTCTTCTGGCTCACCAACTATATTGAG ACCATGCTGGTCCAGATGTGGTATCCCATTAGTGTGGCGACCATCTCCCGGGAGTTTAAGAAGATCCTGGCCAAGCACCTGAAGGCCACATCAGGCAGTCTGGAGGGCCTGGACTTCAAACTGCATGACTTTGGCTACAGAGGGGTTTCTTCGCAGGAG TCTGCGGCATTAGGCGGGGCGGCCCACCTGGTGAATTTCTGCAGTACAGACACTGTAGCAGGGCTACTGATGGCCCAGCGATACTACGGCTGCCCCATGGCAGGCTTCTCTATGCCTGCAGCAGAGCATAG TACGATCATCTCGTGGGGGCGGAGCAGGGAGAAGGAGGCCTTCGAGAGCATGCTGGACCAGTTCCCGACAGGGCCGGTGTCAGTGGTCAGTGACAGCTACGACATCTTCAAGGCTTGTAGAAACATCTGGGGGGACAAGCTGAAGGAGCGCGTGATAGAGCGGAGCGAAGACTCCTGCTTGATCATCCGGCCTGACTCGGGAGACCCCTCAGAGACCCTCATCGAG GTGATAAAGATTTTGGAGGAGTGCTTTGGTTGCTCTCTGAACTCTCAAGGCTTCAAGGTGCTGCCATCTTACCTGCGTATCATCCAGGGCGACGGCATTGATCTCAACTCAGTGGATGAG ATCCTGGAGAAGTTGAGTGACGAAGGCTGGAGTGCTGAGAACGTGTTCTTTGGCTGTGGGAGCGCCCTCCTTCAGAAGCTCAACAGAGACACACTCAACTGTGCCTTCAAATGCAGCTATGTGGAGATCAATGGGAAGGGG ATGGATGTGTACAAGCAGCCTGTGACCGACCCGTCCAAGGGGTCAAAGAGAGGTCTTCTGTCACTTAGGAGAAACTCTGATGACTACATTGAGACTGTGGAACGAGGGGTGGGCAAGCCACAGGAG GACATGCTGGTGATTGTGTTTGAGAATGGCTCCATCGTGCAGGAGTACACTCTGGAGGAGATCCGGAAGAATGCTCGGCTCCAAGAAGACTATATCGCCCCTTCCCAACACAACCAGGACGAGCCCAAGAGCCTGGAGCTACACCAGAAACACATAATGAACGGGGTGCATTAA
- the nampt2 gene encoding nicotinamide phosphoribosyltransferase 2 isoform X2: MHFRQTVFDEEGWRKVLEKYDGRLPIRIKAVPEGKIIPRGNVLFTVENTDPDFFWLTNYIETMLVQMWYPISVATISREFKKILAKHLKATSGSLEGLDFKLHDFGYRGVSSQESAALGGAAHLVNFCSTDTVAGLLMAQRYYGCPMAGFSMPAAEHSTIISWGRSREKEAFESMLDQFPTGPVSVVSDSYDIFKACRNIWGDKLKERVIERSEDSCLIIRPDSGDPSETLIEVIKILEECFGCSLNSQGFKVLPSYLRIIQGDGIDLNSVDEILEKLSDEGWSAENVFFGCGSALLQKLNRDTLNCAFKCSYVEINGKGMDVYKQPVTDPSKGSKRGLLSLRRNSDDYIETVERGVGKPQEDMLVIVFENGSIVQEYTLEEIRKNARLQEDYIAPSQHNQDEPKSLELHQKHIMNGVH; the protein is encoded by the exons ATGCACTTTAGACAGACTGTGTTTGATGAGGAAGGCTGGAGGAAAGTGCTGGAG AAGTATGATGGCCGTCTCCCAATTCGAATCAAAGCGGTTCCTGAGGGGAAGATCATTCCCAGAGGAAACGTCCTCTTCACAGTGGAAAACACAGACCCAGATTTCTTCTGGCTCACCAACTATATTGAG ACCATGCTGGTCCAGATGTGGTATCCCATTAGTGTGGCGACCATCTCCCGGGAGTTTAAGAAGATCCTGGCCAAGCACCTGAAGGCCACATCAGGCAGTCTGGAGGGCCTGGACTTCAAACTGCATGACTTTGGCTACAGAGGGGTTTCTTCGCAGGAG TCTGCGGCATTAGGCGGGGCGGCCCACCTGGTGAATTTCTGCAGTACAGACACTGTAGCAGGGCTACTGATGGCCCAGCGATACTACGGCTGCCCCATGGCAGGCTTCTCTATGCCTGCAGCAGAGCATAG TACGATCATCTCGTGGGGGCGGAGCAGGGAGAAGGAGGCCTTCGAGAGCATGCTGGACCAGTTCCCGACAGGGCCGGTGTCAGTGGTCAGTGACAGCTACGACATCTTCAAGGCTTGTAGAAACATCTGGGGGGACAAGCTGAAGGAGCGCGTGATAGAGCGGAGCGAAGACTCCTGCTTGATCATCCGGCCTGACTCGGGAGACCCCTCAGAGACCCTCATCGAG GTGATAAAGATTTTGGAGGAGTGCTTTGGTTGCTCTCTGAACTCTCAAGGCTTCAAGGTGCTGCCATCTTACCTGCGTATCATCCAGGGCGACGGCATTGATCTCAACTCAGTGGATGAG ATCCTGGAGAAGTTGAGTGACGAAGGCTGGAGTGCTGAGAACGTGTTCTTTGGCTGTGGGAGCGCCCTCCTTCAGAAGCTCAACAGAGACACACTCAACTGTGCCTTCAAATGCAGCTATGTGGAGATCAATGGGAAGGGG ATGGATGTGTACAAGCAGCCTGTGACCGACCCGTCCAAGGGGTCAAAGAGAGGTCTTCTGTCACTTAGGAGAAACTCTGATGACTACATTGAGACTGTGGAACGAGGGGTGGGCAAGCCACAGGAG GACATGCTGGTGATTGTGTTTGAGAATGGCTCCATCGTGCAGGAGTACACTCTGGAGGAGATCCGGAAGAATGCTCGGCTCCAAGAAGACTATATCGCCCCTTCCCAACACAACCAGGACGAGCCCAAGAGCCTGGAGCTACACCAGAAACACATAATGAACGGGGTGCATTAA